DNA sequence from the Candidatus Hydrogenedentota bacterium genome:
GAGTTTCCGGCGGACATTGCGCCGCTGATATCGCTCGCCCTGCTCGGCGCCGGCGTCGTGGCCCCGCTCACGTCCTTCTTCCTCAAGCCCGTTCTGATGGCGCGGCAGCGCCAGTCCAGTACGCCGCCGGGGCGCTTTCACGTGGCGCTGGTATCGATGGCGCTGTCGGAGTCCGGGGCCGTGCTGGGACTGGTATTGATGCTGATGACCGGCAACCTTCTCTACGGCGGCCTGCTCTGCGGTCTCTCCTTCGCCATAACCTGTTTTCATATTCCCGGCCGCCACTGGCTCGCGTTCGGCGGCGCAACGCAATAACAGACCCACCCGCGCGGCGGGATCGCCGCCGAATGCCGGTAACCATTTTGACACGGTGGGCGTAGCGGCGCTACAGTATGGGCGAGGAGCGTGGCCAGCAGGGGAGGATCTCGCCGCCTGTCGTAATTTCCTCCTGTACGGCTTTCCCGGTCGCGCGCCGTTCGTCAATCTCATCGTGCTCAGCAGGAGGTTTGAGTTGGGTTTCTTTTCCAGGCGCCATGAGTTCCTCAATGCGAGTCTCCGGATTGCGCTGGACCTCTCCTGTCTCGCCGGGGTCTACCTTCTGGCGGCCGTGCTGGTCCTGCCCGAGGGGGGATCGCTCGTAGCCTACGCGCGATCGGGCCTTCCGTACCTCGTGGCCTTCTCGACGATCTGGATCCTGGTTGCGACCGATCAGCGCCTCTTTCTCTCCCGGCGGAGCGAAGCCATGGTGGCGCTGCTCTTTTCCGTGGCGAAGGCTTTCTTCACCGCGTTCCTTTTCACGGTGTTCGTGATCGCGCTGTACATGCGCAATGACGACGGAAGCTCCGATCTGGACCGCACCTTTCTCTTTGTTTTCGGGCTTCTGGCGCTGTGCACCTTGCTCTTGTTCCGGCTGCTTCTCGGGTTGAGCCTGTGGAACCTGCGCCGCCGCGGCTTCAATTCGCGACGGATTCTGATCATCGGCAGCAACGCGCGCACGCAGAAGCTCGTGGACATTCTGCACGCAAACGAGCAGTACGGCTACCACGTCGAGGGCTTCCTGGAAGTGGACCCGGATCGCCGCCCGCTGCTGGAGGAGCGCGGGGTGACCTATCTGGGCCCCCTGGACGAGCTGGACAAGATCCTGGTTAACCGCGTCATTGACGCGGTCTATATCGCGCTGCCGGTGCGCTCCTATTACGAGAAGATCCAGAGCGCGGCCCACCTCTGCGAGGGCGTCGGCGTGCCCGTGCGCTTCATGGCGGACCTGTTCCCCCTTCGCCTCGCCACCAGTGAGATGAACCATGTGGGGGACATCCCGCTGCTGTCGCTTTCCACGGAGCCCGGCGCGCGACCGCAATTCGCCTTGCACCGCGCCGTGGATATGGGGGTTTCCGCGCTGTTGCTGGTGGTGTTGTCGCCCGTGTTTCTGCTCGCGGCCGCCCTCGTGAAACTCGACTCGCCGGGGCCGGTCTTTACCACCCGGCCCCGAAGGACGCCGGGCGGGTCCATCGACCTGTGGGTGTTCCGCACCACGTCCGCCTCCACCCCGGAAGGCGGCGAGCCGGCGCTGACGCGCACCGGGCAAGTTTTCCGGCGGTACGGGATCGACGAATTGCCCGAGCTGATCAACGTGTTTCGGGGGGAGATCAGCCTGTCCGGCCCGATAGCCGGCGATGGCCGCGCAAGCAAGGTGGATAGCCCCGTTTAGTCCGAACACGCTCCCGATCAGGTTGAGGTAACTACATTGTTAATGTCTTCCAGCCCGCGAAAACGCGCAGTCCCGCCCGGCGTGCTTATCTTTCTGGACACCTGCTGCATTGTGGGCGCTTTTGCGACGGCGATAAACCAGTATGTTCCAATGACCGAGCCCATCTGGCCGTCGGTGCGCGAAAACCTGCCCTACCTGGCCGTCATGTTGCTCGTCTGGTACAGCGCGGCGTTCGAGCGCGGGTTGTGGAGCGTGCGCAACCGCCAGGATGTCGTTCACTATCTGAGCGCCGTGACGAAGGCCGTCGGCGACGCGTGCGTGATCTGCGTCTTCGTCATGGTGCTGTTCACGCGCGGCGCGCTCAACCAGGTTTTCCTGGTGGTGTTTTGCCTTTCCACGCTGGCGTTTCTGCTCATGTTTCGCTTCGGCCTGCGCCTGATTATCCACAAGCTCCGCGACTTCGGGTATAACCAGCAGCGCGCCGCGATTGTGGGCGCGAACGTGCGCACGCGACGCCTCATCGAGGTGCTGCGGAGCCAGCAGGGTCTCGGGTATACGCTTGTGGGCGTGCTCGACGACGACCCCGGGCGCGCGAGCGCCATCGAAGGGACCGGCGTCCCCTATGCGGGGAAAATTGAGCAACTCGAGGGCATGGTCGAGCGCGGGGAGGTCGAGGAAGTATACATATCCCTTCCGGTCCGGTCGTGCTACGAGGAGATCCAGGGGATCGCGCACCTGTGTGAAGGCGCCTCGGCGCCGGTGCACATGGTGGCGGACCTGTTTCCGATGCGGGTGGCGACCAGCCGGCTGATGCACCTGGAAGACATTCCGCTGCTGAACCTTTCGACGATCCCGGAAGCGCACGGCAAGGTGTTCATGAAGCGGGCCATTGATTTCATCGGCTCGTCCATTCTGATATTCATCCTGTGCGTACCGGTTCCCCTGATTCCTATCCTGGCGCTGCTCATCAAGCTTGACTCCAAGGGGCCCGTGTTCTTCCTGCAGGAACGCGTCGGCCAGAATCAGCGCCGCTTCAAGATGATCAAATTCCGGTCCATGGTGACGAACGCCGAGGAATTGAAGGCGAAGCTTCTCGAGCAGAACGAAATGGACGGTCCGGTCTTCAAGATTAAGAATGACCCGCGGATCACGCGTCTGGGGCGCTTCATACGAAAGTACAGCCTGGACGAATTCCCGCAGCTCTTCAATGTCTGGCGCGGGGAGATGAGTCTGGTCGGCCCGCGCCCGCCGATTCCCTCGGAGGTGGAGGAATACTCCTGGAGCCAGCGGCGGCGGTTGAGCGTTCGCCCGGGGATGACCGGCCTCTGGCAGGTGAGCGGGCGAAATGACGTTACCTTCGAAGAGTGGGTTGAGATGGATTTGGAATACATCGATTCGTGGTCCATCTGGCTGGATTTTGTTATATTGATGAAAACCTTCCGGGCGGTTGTCGCCGGGCGGGGCGCGTCCTAAAAAATTTCCCTGTGGGCCATTCCCCGCGGCCATTACGGCTGTTCGCACGAAGTGGCGCGCCGCTCGGCGCGCCAGGTCTGACGCTCAGGCCAGGATTGTAGCGTCGCGCGCCCTGTCCCTGTTCCGCGTGGCCTCCGCGATGCCGCAGCAGCCGCCGC
Encoded proteins:
- a CDS encoding sugar transferase, with protein sequence MSSSPRKRAVPPGVLIFLDTCCIVGAFATAINQYVPMTEPIWPSVRENLPYLAVMLLVWYSAAFERGLWSVRNRQDVVHYLSAVTKAVGDACVICVFVMVLFTRGALNQVFLVVFCLSTLAFLLMFRFGLRLIIHKLRDFGYNQQRAAIVGANVRTRRLIEVLRSQQGLGYTLVGVLDDDPGRASAIEGTGVPYAGKIEQLEGMVERGEVEEVYISLPVRSCYEEIQGIAHLCEGASAPVHMVADLFPMRVATSRLMHLEDIPLLNLSTIPEAHGKVFMKRAIDFIGSSILIFILCVPVPLIPILALLIKLDSKGPVFFLQERVGQNQRRFKMIKFRSMVTNAEELKAKLLEQNEMDGPVFKIKNDPRITRLGRFIRKYSLDEFPQLFNVWRGEMSLVGPRPPIPSEVEEYSWSQRRRLSVRPGMTGLWQVSGRNDVTFEEWVEMDLEYIDSWSIWLDFVILMKTFRAVVAGRGAS
- a CDS encoding sugar transferase, which gives rise to MGFFSRRHEFLNASLRIALDLSCLAGVYLLAAVLVLPEGGSLVAYARSGLPYLVAFSTIWILVATDQRLFLSRRSEAMVALLFSVAKAFFTAFLFTVFVIALYMRNDDGSSDLDRTFLFVFGLLALCTLLLFRLLLGLSLWNLRRRGFNSRRILIIGSNARTQKLVDILHANEQYGYHVEGFLEVDPDRRPLLEERGVTYLGPLDELDKILVNRVIDAVYIALPVRSYYEKIQSAAHLCEGVGVPVRFMADLFPLRLATSEMNHVGDIPLLSLSTEPGARPQFALHRAVDMGVSALLLVVLSPVFLLAAALVKLDSPGPVFTTRPRRTPGGSIDLWVFRTTSASTPEGGEPALTRTGQVFRRYGIDELPELINVFRGEISLSGPIAGDGRASKVDSPV